CAATTGCATTGACAAAAGGAGCGAAGATTCTTCGGGTTCATGATGTGAAAGAAGCGGTGGAGTGTGTTACTTTGTTTGAGAAAATGAATTTATAATTTACCACTTGTCATTTCGACGAAGGAGAAATCGCACTCGAAACTCGACAAAGATTAGCGATTCTCTTTGAGGAATTCCTAGTGTGATTTCTCCTTCGTCGAAATGACATACTTTGTGTAAAATGAACTTTAAAATTATGAGATACTTTACCCTAATCATCGCTTTTCTTCTTTTCTCCTGCGGAAAAAAAGAAGACGTTCTACTTCCAAAATCAAACATTACGATTGTAAAAGACGTACAAGATCTTTCGCCAATTTACATCTTTTTTAAAGTCGAAGGAAAAGATACAATTGCTGAAGTAAACCGAAAAAGCAGTATCATTTCAACCAATTGGATTTTGAACATAGACAAACGTCTGCCATTAAAATTGGTAATTCCAGAGGTAATGAAATTGCAGGAAAAAAAGCGAGCTGACAGCGCGCATAAAAATGAAAATGCAGAGAATTATTATTCGTACGCAGATTCTGTTGGAAAGAATTTAGCTTTTTTGCCTTTCACGAAAGTGTTTTATAAAATGGAGAAACCTACTGCAGGAAGTTTTGTGGTTTATTTTAGTAAAGGGAAAAAACGAGTGTTTATGGGAAATCAGGAAATAAAAATATCAGAAATACTAAAACATTTTTACAGTATAAAGTTTGCGAAAGTACCAGATTTAGTTTTTTTGTTTGACAAGAATATGAGCTATGAGGAATATATTCAATATAAAATTTTACTTCAAAAAGATGTGACTCACAATCTTGATACGCTTCCAGTGGAATTCATTTTCTAATAAATGAAACAAAAGAAACAAAAAACTATTGATGATGATAAGGCTCGTTTCGTAAAATGGTAAATCCGCGGTACAATTGTTCGATAAAAAATAAGCGAACCATTTGATGCGAAAATGTCATTAGAGAAAGCGAAACTTTTCCTTGGGCTTTTTTATAAACGGTTTCAGAAAATCCGTAAGGGCCGCCAATTACGAAAACTAAAGTTTTAACACCAGAATTCATTTTCTTTTGTAGTTCTTCAGAAAACCCAACGCTCGAAAATGTTTTTCCGTTTTCATCCAGTAAAATCAATTGATCGGTTGCTGAAAGTTTAGACAAAATTAATTCACCTTCTTTTTCCTTTTGCTGACTTTCAGATAAGTTTTTTACGTTTTTGATATCGGGAATTATTTCCAAATCAAATTTGATGTAAAACGACAAACGTTTGGTATAATCGTCAATCAAAGTCTGCAATGACTTGTTATCTGTTTTGCCTATGGCGATAAGTTTGATATTCATTGGTTTAGTTTTTTTGCCACGAATTGCTCGAATTAGCACAAATTTATTTTAAACACATTGAAACATAGTTTCTTTTTGTCTGTAAAGGTGTTTAACTTGTTGTAATACAAATAGCTATGTTTTTAAAGCTTTATATCTGTATTTCTATGTGTTTAATTGTTTATACAAATAAATTTACTGTTTTTTATTCTCAAAAACCGTTTCGAAATGTTCTACAATAGGAAAAGGTTCGTAATAATGATGTAGAATCTTTTTCCATTCCAAATACGCTTCAGAAGTTCTAAAGCCCACTGTATGATCTTCCAACGTATTCCAATCTACCAATAAAAGGTATTTGTTTTCTACTTCGAGGCATTTCTCTAAACGATGCCCTAAATAACCTTCGATTGATGAAATATACTGACTTGCTTTTGCAAAATCAGCCTCAAATTGATGTGCTAATTCTGGTTTTATAAAAAGAAAAACTGCTTCTAAAATCATTTTAATGAATTTTATCTGCTTAATCTGCCAAATCTGCGAGAGTATATTTTTCCCGCAGATTTAACAGATGTAGCAGATTTTTATTTGTACTAGTTTTTGGAGAACTTCGCTTCGAAAGTTTTAAATCTATTATCAAGATCTCTAATCAATTGTTTTTTAACGGCTACATCCTGAATAAAACTGTAATTGATGCTGTTGTAAACGTATTTTTTAATTGTTTCGTAGTTCACTTCAGGATATCTTTTTGCCAGTAAAACATATTGCTCTGTCATATTACTTCTTAAAATTCCAGCGTCGTCAGTGCTTATTACGATTGGTACATTAAATTCTTTGTAAAGCGTAAATGGATGTCTGTTTTCTTTTACTTTTAAAATGAACTCATTACTCACTAAATTGATTTCAATCGGAATATTTTTTTGAGCCATATATTTCAACAAATCATAAGAATTGGCTTCGTAAGCAATATCAACTCCGTGGCCAATTCTGTTCGCGCCTGCAACATAAATGGCGTCATTAATATGCCAAGTCAATTCTTCTGGCTGAACTAAACCTAAAGTCAATTCGCCAGCATGAAGCGTATATTTTACATCAGGAAATTTAGAATGACAGTATTTAAACATCACCATGTGAAGCCAGTAATCTTTCATAGAAGTCTGTCCGTGTTCTGGCGAAACGATATTTACACCAGCAGTCAATTTACTTTCGCTTGACGAAATAAAAGCAATAACTAGATTTTTAAACAAATCTACAGGTTCCATAAAACGAAGCACAAAGTTTTGATAACGCATCGTGAATTTATCGTCATCCATTTTTAAATCCTTGTGCAGTTTGGCAATGAAATTATTGTTGAAATCGTCAGCATATTTTTTTGCATCTTTTTTCTGAAGCGATTTATACAATTCATCCAAAAGTTTCAGAACTGCTTTTTCGTCTTTCTGCTCTGCAGCTTGGCGAAGTTTGGTATTGAAATCAGCTAAGTCAGAAACATTCATATCACAAGGAATTGTTGATAATTGTGTTTCAATATAAGTAACATTTTCTGCAATGGCGCGCTTTTTTAGTTCAAGCATTCCTTCTGCAAAATGACCTGCAATAGTGGGTTCAAATTTCATGAAAGAATCAAAAAACTGATCATCAGAAGGAACAGAACCATTATAATCTTTTACCGACCAAGTCTGCATGATTTGCTGTTCGTAATATTCTAATTTTCCTTTGTTATTAAGAGAGGAGAATTTTTCCCAGTTTCCTTTTTCGGGTTTGGTTTTAGAAACTGCTATAGTTTCCAGATTCAAATAAAAGTCTTCTGCTATAGCTCTTTCTAAAAGAGGTTCTGCATAAATTGATCCTGAAAAATGGTGGTGTAAATCGCCTCCTTTAGGCATTTGTTGAAAAAAAGCTGTTAAGAGAGCCTCATTGTTTCTGATTTTTTCTAAATAACTCTCAGCCGATTGAGAAAAGCCAATTTGTGCTATAAAAAAACAGAAAAGCGTAATTATTCTTGTCATACTGTAAGATTAAATTACGCGCAAATATACGACTTTTCGGAGAAATTTAAAAAATCGAATTTCTTTGTGTTATTTTTTAACGCAAAGAACGCAAGGTTTTATTTCAGACATAGCTTAATACAAACGCAAAAGTTCGCAAAGCTTTGTCTAAAAACTTTGCGGACTTTGCGTAATTCTTTGTACTCTTTGCGGTAAAAAAAACTTAGAATCTTAGAAACTCAGAACCTTAGCACCTTACGAAAAAAGTACATCACGAATTTCTTCAACTTTATCAAAAACACTTTTTGCAAACGGACAAAGCGGAATAATTTTTAGATTATTGTTTCTAGCATATTCTACGGCAGCCATAACCAGTTTTTTGCCGACTCCTTTTCCGTTAAACTCGGGACTTACTTCGGTGTGGTCAATGATGAATTTGGAATCTCCCGCCCAAGTGTAAGTCATTTTCCCGACTTCTTTTCCGTCTTCTATGGCTTCAAAATAGCCTTTTCTTATATCGTTTATTTGTTGAATTTCCATATTGTTTTATACTAAAGAAGTTTCTATTTTAATTGTGTTTATAAGTGTTTTATGAACAGGACAGCTGTTGGCAATTTTTAAAATTCGCTGTTTTTGAGCATCGTCTACGTTTCCTGTAATTAAGATTTTGGTTGAAAATAAAGAAACAGTATGCTCTTCGTTTTTTTCAAAATCAACCCAGATTGTAAGTTCTGAAACGTCCCAAGCTTTGCGGTCAATGTACATTCGCAATGTAATTAGCGTGCAGGAAGCAAGAGACGAAGCCAAAAGTTCAAACGGACTAAAGCCTAAATTTTTTCCACCCATTTCCTGCGGTTCGTCAGCAATTAGAATATTTCCAGTTTTAGAAGTTATTTCTGTGCGATATTTTCTTGTATCTATTGTTGCTTTTACTGTATCCATATTTATTTGATTCTTGGTTCTGGTAATGGCACAAATTCAGTTTCTCCTGGAACTTTCGGGAAAGTTTGATTTGTCCAATCTGTTTTTGCTTTTTCGATGAGGTTTTTGTCAGATGAAACGAAGTTCCAAAAGATAAAATGTTCTTCAGGAAAAGGCTGTCCGCCAAAGATATAAACAGTTGAATTTGCTGCAATTTCGAACTCACAAAGAGAACTTTCTGTAGTAATCAGAATTTGTCTCGGATCGTAAGTATGTTCGCCATTTTTGATACTTCCATCTAAAATATACAAACCGCTTTCGCCAAGTAAATGTTGTCCAATATTGATTTTCTTCGCTTCTTTGCTTTTAATTTCAATAAAATACAATGGACTATAAACAGGAACTGGAGATTTTTTGCCAAAAGCTTCACCAGCAATTAATTTGTATGAAACGCCATCTTCTTCCCAAGCCGGAATATCATCAGCTTCAACATGAGTGAAATTGGGATCCATTTGCTCCAATTCTTTTGGAAGCGCCACCCAAATCTGTAATCCGTGAAGCATTTTGTCTGAATGTCTTAAATATTCGGGTGTTCTTTCGGAGTGAACTATTCCTTTTCCAGCTGTCATCCAGTTTACAGCACCTGGTTTTATTTCCAATTCTGTTCCTAAACTATCGCGGTGCATAATGCTTCCTTCAAACAAAAATGTCAAAGTAGAAAGTCCGATATGCGGGTGCGGAGGAACATCCATATTTTCATGATCACTTAAATGTGCAGGTCCCATATGATCGATAAATACAAATGGGCCAACAGCTCTTTTCTCGCGAAAAGGCAATAAACGGCCTACCATAAAGTTGCCAATATTGGCAGCACGTTCTTCGATAATTAAACTGATATTTGACATGTGGTATATTGATTTGATTTGAAAACAAAATTACAGTTGTGATAGAAATCTGTAACTTAATTTAGGTTAAGAAAAGTTGTAATTAGATTTTTTTGAGTTATAAAAATATGAAAAAACTCAGGTAGTTTTATAGTGATGATTAAAATTAAGTTTATTTGAAAAGAAAAATAATATATTTGAAAATAAATAGAATCCTATTTCATAAAGCTTGCAACGAACATTAAAATTTTGAAATCAAAATATAAATTAAAATACTAAAAAAAATAACTGGTATTACAATATTGCTATTCACTATTTTACTTTTCTTTCCTGCATTTTATGCATTTCCTATCCAATTTGCAAACTGCAAGAAAAAATTTGAGGATGGAGTCGTAGGGGCTCCAGGATATACGATTGGATTTCTTTTTTGTTTAACAGTTTATATTCTTATTATTTATTTTTTAATAAAATTAAGTTTAAAGCTTATCAGAAGGGAAAAAAATAATCTTTCAGCGATTGATGAAATTGGTAAAAAAGAATAGTAATAGATATAAGTGCTAAAAGGATTAATCAATCAATTCAAACTCCAAAACTTCGCTCTCTGTTCCATTTATTATAATAGACAATTGATGAATTCCAGTATGAAAAACTCTGGTCGTAATTAACTTAAAAGATTGATTTCTTTCAATTTTAGTTAATTGATTAGGCTGATAGATTTTCTCGCTGATTTTAAAAACTTTTTTAGCCAAATGCCCTTTTGCTTTTTTATAATGAACGGCGTATTCTAAACGAATCGTCTTTGGTTCTTCGTTTTTATTATTTAAATGAAATTGAAACTGCAGATAATCTCCAATTTTTACAGTTGGCGTTTTGATTTCGAAAGCCGAAAGTTCAATATTCGTACTTTCTAAACCATAATGACTTAAAATTTCTGGATGACCTTGTTTTAATAAAGTTCTACAGCCGTGTTTAATAATCCCGTCAGTTTCTTTGCTGTTTCCTTTCCATCTAGAAGCAATTTCAAGAACGATCTGCGGATTATCTTTTGCAATATCATTTAAATTATTGGCAACACTTCTGCGGACATATTCGGATGTATCATTTTTTAGATTTTCCAAGATTGGCAGAATAGAAGATGGATCTTTTTTAAGAAACGGAATTGCCATCGCCCAAGGTAATCTCGGGCGTGATCCTTCACTGGCCAATCTTCTAACGTGATGATTTTCATGTAGAGACCATTTTACCATTTCGTTAATCATTTGTTCTTTATACTTTAAAATAAAAGGACGGACAGCAAATTCGCAACTTATAAATTGAGTAATTGATACAAAGGCTTTCGCCGAAGTTTCAAAATCATCTAAACCATACATTTCGATATAATCGGCAAAGAAAATAAAGGCTAGATTGCCATCAGTAAAACTGTTTTTCTTTAAGTTTTCGATGATTTTATCAATTAAAGTAGTGGCTTCTACGAAATTTTGAGGCATGAATTGATGAAGTACAACTGTGGTGTGTTTCATTCGTTCTTTCCATTCTTTTTGAGCAAAATCACCTTTGTAAATGGTATCGATGAATTTCTTTTTGTCGAATGAAGGATGCACTTCGGCGACAGCCTGACCAAATTTTTCGTAAAAAGAAACCGAGTAAATATCTTTAATTAATCCCATAAATTTTGTTTGATTGAATTTCAAAGATATTTAATTGAACGCTTATTAAGAGATTAAGTTTTGTTAAGAATTGTAACTTTATTTTTCGGAATATCTTAATGGTTAAAAAAGAGATATTTAATGTTTTATGTAATTTTTCATGTTGTCAGAACTTTCAAATCCATAAAATATATCCTAATTTAGCATTATTATTAAAAACAGAAAAATGATAAGCAAAGCCCAATTTCAAGCAGAATTAAAACTTTTAATCAGTAATGCCATTAGAGAAGATGTTGGTCCAGGCGATTACAGTTCGCTGGCTTGTATTCCTGATACAGCACATGGTCAGGCTAAATTATTGGTAAAAGATCAAGGGATAATTGCTGGTGTTGAATTGGCTAAAATGATATTTGAGCATGTTGATCCCAAGCTGAAAGTGAAAACTTTTATCGAAGATGGAACGCGTGTAGAGTATGGTGAAATTGTTTTTGAAGTTTCTGGGAGCTCGCAATCTATATTAAAAGCAGAAAGAGTTGTTTTGAATACTATGCAGAGAATGTCTGCAATTGCTACAAAAACAAACCATTTAATGCAGCTTTTGGAAGGAACAAATGCAAAAATATTAGATACACGTAAAACAACTCCAAATTTTAGAGTTGCAGAAAAATGGGCCGTGAAAATTGGCGGAGGAGAAAATCATCGTTATGCTTTGTATGATATGATTATGTTGAAAGACAATCATATCGATTTTGCTGGTGGAATTACTCGCGCTATTTCTAAAACTAAAGAATATTTAAAGGAAAATAATCTTGATTTAAAGATTATTGTTGAAGCTCGTAATTTGGATGAAATTAGAGAAATTTTATTGAGTGATGGTGTTCATAGAATCCTAATTGATAATTTTAATTATGAAGACACCAAAACGGCTGTTGCATTAATTGGTACAAAATGTCAGACTGAATCTTCAGGAAATATTAGCGAAAAAACAGTTCGCGAGTATGCTTTGTGCGGCGTAAATTATATTTCGTCTGGAGCCTTAACGCATTCTGTTTATAATATGGATTTGAGCTTAAAAGCTTTTTAATGAAGTTGTGAATTTTGAGTTATAAGTTATGAGTTTAGTAATTATCCCGATGCTATAGGGACTGAACTCTGAAATCTAAAATCAAAAAAAATATGTCACAAGAGATAGAAGATCGGATTGAGAAATTGCCTGTGGTACGGTCTTTAGCCCGACTTTTGAAGAAAATAAAACTGCCTTGGTTGGAAGGATTTTCATTGTACGATTTGTTAGAAATGTACACCATCGGAATTATTGATGGTGCTTTTTCGTATCATGCAAGCGCGGTTTCTTTTAGCTTTTTTATGGCTTTATTTCCTTTTGCGCTGTTTATCTTAAACTTAATTCCGTTTATTCCTATAGACAATTTTCAGGAAGATTTTTTGCAGTTTGTGCAACAGAGCGTTCCGCCCAATACATTTGATGCTATTAGTAAAATCATCAGCGATATCTTAAATAATAGTCATTCTGGATTATTATCATCGGGTTTTTTGCTTTCGATATTCTTAATGGCAAATGGTATTAATGGAATTCTAAGCGGTTTTGAATCTTCTAAACACGTTTTTGATAAACGCGGTTTTTTCAGTCAGTATCTTGTTGCATTGGCAATTTCGCTTGTTATGACAATTATATTGTTTGTAACGGTGGCAACAATTGTTGTTTTTGAGGTATTCATTCAAAAAACAATCATTCAGGATGTACTTAGTGACAGGATTCCGCTGATTATTTTAGGACGATATTTATTTGTTATCTTAATGATTTTGATAACATCTTCAATATTATTGCGTTATGGTACAAAACAGTATAATAAAGTGCCCTTTATAAGTATTGGTTCTGTTTTTACAACGGTTTTAATTGTTATATCTTCATTCTTTTTTGGGATTTGGGTTATAAAATTTTCAAAATACAACGAACTTTATGGTTCAATTGGGACATTATTAATTCTAATGTTTTATATTTGGATAAACTGTATGATTCTGCTTTTAGGGTTCGAATTGAATGCTTCTATCAGAAAATTAAAACAAAAAAAAGAAAAATAATATGAAAAATTTGATGCTAACTATCGGAGTGTTCTTCTTTGCGCTGACCATGCAAAGTCAAAGTGTAATTGGAAAATGGAAAACAATTGACGATGAAACAGGAGAAGCTAAATCTATAGTAGAAATCTACGAGAAATCAGGAAAAATATATGGTAAAGTAGTAGATATCCTTCGCGAAAGCCACAAAAAAGATGTTTG
The Flavobacterium humidisoli DNA segment above includes these coding regions:
- a CDS encoding adenosine deaminase — encoded protein: MTRIITLFCFFIAQIGFSQSAESYLEKIRNNEALLTAFFQQMPKGGDLHHHFSGSIYAEPLLERAIAEDFYLNLETIAVSKTKPEKGNWEKFSSLNNKGKLEYYEQQIMQTWSVKDYNGSVPSDDQFFDSFMKFEPTIAGHFAEGMLELKKRAIAENVTYIETQLSTIPCDMNVSDLADFNTKLRQAAEQKDEKAVLKLLDELYKSLQKKDAKKYADDFNNNFIAKLHKDLKMDDDKFTMRYQNFVLRFMEPVDLFKNLVIAFISSSESKLTAGVNIVSPEHGQTSMKDYWLHMVMFKYCHSKFPDVKYTLHAGELTLGLVQPEELTWHINDAIYVAGANRIGHGVDIAYEANSYDLLKYMAQKNIPIEINLVSNEFILKVKENRHPFTLYKEFNVPIVISTDDAGILRSNMTEQYVLLAKRYPEVNYETIKKYVYNSINYSFIQDVAVKKQLIRDLDNRFKTFEAKFSKN
- a CDS encoding DNA alkylation repair protein, whose protein sequence is MGLIKDIYSVSFYEKFGQAVAEVHPSFDKKKFIDTIYKGDFAQKEWKERMKHTTVVLHQFMPQNFVEATTLIDKIIENLKKNSFTDGNLAFIFFADYIEMYGLDDFETSAKAFVSITQFISCEFAVRPFILKYKEQMINEMVKWSLHENHHVRRLASEGSRPRLPWAMAIPFLKKDPSSILPILENLKNDTSEYVRRSVANNLNDIAKDNPQIVLEIASRWKGNSKETDGIIKHGCRTLLKQGHPEILSHYGLESTNIELSAFEIKTPTVKIGDYLQFQFHLNNKNEEPKTIRLEYAVHYKKAKGHLAKKVFKISEKIYQPNQLTKIERNQSFKLITTRVFHTGIHQLSIIINGTESEVLEFELID
- a CDS encoding pirin family protein, with the protein product MSNISLIIEERAANIGNFMVGRLLPFREKRAVGPFVFIDHMGPAHLSDHENMDVPPHPHIGLSTLTFLFEGSIMHRDSLGTELEIKPGAVNWMTAGKGIVHSERTPEYLRHSDKMLHGLQIWVALPKELEQMDPNFTHVEADDIPAWEEDGVSYKLIAGEAFGKKSPVPVYSPLYFIEIKSKEAKKINIGQHLLGESGLYILDGSIKNGEHTYDPRQILITTESSLCEFEIAANSTVYIFGGQPFPEEHFIFWNFVSSDKNLIEKAKTDWTNQTFPKVPGETEFVPLPEPRIK
- the rlmH gene encoding 23S rRNA (pseudouridine(1915)-N(3))-methyltransferase RlmH, encoding MNIKLIAIGKTDNKSLQTLIDDYTKRLSFYIKFDLEIIPDIKNVKNLSESQQKEKEGELILSKLSATDQLILLDENGKTFSSVGFSEELQKKMNSGVKTLVFVIGGPYGFSETVYKKAQGKVSLSLMTFSHQMVRLFFIEQLYRGFTILRNEPYHHQ
- a CDS encoding OsmC family protein, which gives rise to MDTVKATIDTRKYRTEITSKTGNILIADEPQEMGGKNLGFSPFELLASSLASCTLITLRMYIDRKAWDVSELTIWVDFEKNEEHTVSLFSTKILITGNVDDAQKQRILKIANSCPVHKTLINTIKIETSLV
- a CDS encoding antibiotic biosynthesis monooxygenase family protein — encoded protein: MILEAVFLFIKPELAHQFEADFAKASQYISSIEGYLGHRLEKCLEVENKYLLLVDWNTLEDHTVGFRTSEAYLEWKKILHHYYEPFPIVEHFETVFENKKQ
- a CDS encoding YihY/virulence factor BrkB family protein — its product is MSQEIEDRIEKLPVVRSLARLLKKIKLPWLEGFSLYDLLEMYTIGIIDGAFSYHASAVSFSFFMALFPFALFILNLIPFIPIDNFQEDFLQFVQQSVPPNTFDAISKIISDILNNSHSGLLSSGFLLSIFLMANGINGILSGFESSKHVFDKRGFFSQYLVALAISLVMTIILFVTVATIVVFEVFIQKTIIQDVLSDRIPLIILGRYLFVILMILITSSILLRYGTKQYNKVPFISIGSVFTTVLIVISSFFFGIWVIKFSKYNELYGSIGTLLILMFYIWINCMILLLGFELNASIRKLKQKKEK
- the nadC gene encoding carboxylating nicotinate-nucleotide diphosphorylase, giving the protein MISKAQFQAELKLLISNAIREDVGPGDYSSLACIPDTAHGQAKLLVKDQGIIAGVELAKMIFEHVDPKLKVKTFIEDGTRVEYGEIVFEVSGSSQSILKAERVVLNTMQRMSAIATKTNHLMQLLEGTNAKILDTRKTTPNFRVAEKWAVKIGGGENHRYALYDMIMLKDNHIDFAGGITRAISKTKEYLKENNLDLKIIVEARNLDEIREILLSDGVHRILIDNFNYEDTKTAVALIGTKCQTESSGNISEKTVREYALCGVNYISSGALTHSVYNMDLSLKAF
- a CDS encoding GNAT family N-acetyltransferase, which codes for MEIQQINDIRKGYFEAIEDGKEVGKMTYTWAGDSKFIIDHTEVSPEFNGKGVGKKLVMAAVEYARNNNLKIIPLCPFAKSVFDKVEEIRDVLFS